The sequence TGCCTTTGTTAAGGGTAAACAGCTTTACATTATATGCATTGTAATGCTGTTTTGCTATTGTTATATGATGAGACATATAGTTTTTAATTCCAAGAATATAGACCTCACCGTTTTCTTTAAACACACTTATCGCTTTTGGAACAACAACACTATTTTTGGCTATAAGTTCTTTTATGCTTTCCTCAGAATCCCTGCTAATCTCAACTGGATATCTTTCAATAAGTCTTTCTCCTCCACCAAACGCATAACTTGTAACTTGTTTAATCTTACCCGTATCTAAATCATAACTTTCAAGCTCGCCTGCTTGATTAAGATAAACAAGAGTTTCACCGACCTTAAAGAACTCATAAAAGCTTTTTGGCCTCACAGGTAAACTAAACTTTGAGACTTTAAATGTATTTAAATCAATTTTATAAATATTTTCATAGAATAGCTTGCTCAGACTCGCCTTCTGAGCCAATATAATTGGATGCCCGCTAAGCTTATCGTAGAATCTTAAATGATAAGGTAGGTTGTCCTTGATAATGTAGAGTTTATGATTTTTAATGTATCCTATAGCCGAAGATAGCGAGCCGTATCTATTAAAGTTTGTAAGTAAAATAAGGTTTTTCCCACCGATTCTCGCTGCATCTATGTTGATTATTGTATAGCCATAAGAGAACTCATAGAGTTTATCAAAGCTATCTATATCAAACCTAAATACTTTAACTTTTGACCCCTGGGCAACGGCAATTTCCCTAACATTGCCATCTAAGTAACCATCATAAAACGCAGTAGTATCGTGCCCGATGTTTTTATACATAACAACCTTGTAGGATGTGGACGACATGTCAACATTAGTGTAGGGACTATATAAACCAAATCTATTAAGTATAGACTCCCAGAATGTAAGTTTGGGCGATAATCTCAAATTTGAGGCGACGGGATTATTTGGCGGTATCTCATAAGATGGATAGGAATTCAAAGCAGCTATAGTCTTGCTATCCATAGGTAGCTCACCAGACTTTATAACCACACCACCATAACCATTATAAAGTTTATACCTCAACCGTTCATGCTTTATTGTTGAAACAAACAATACAAGATCGGCATTCACAACACTTGCAAGTCTTTTAATAGCATCATTTTCATATAGAGAATTGATTCTATTATTAACTATAGCCGTTTGAATAACATCAGGGCTAATTACAAAAAACTTGCCCGTTTTATCAAGTGCTGATTTAGTCTGCTCATATATAAAGGGATTTCTAATAATTACAGCTATGTTATAAGTAGATTTACCCGCAGCCCATTTATCATTTTCTTTGGGTGTACCAAACACCTCCCTTTCGCCATTTGGTATAATACCAAGACCAATTAAATACTTCTTTTGTTTTTCAATTCCTTGAGTAATCTTGGCTACAGCCTTATGGGGAAAGAGTTTAACAACCGTTGCGTAAGCTATGCCTTTCTTCAGGGCTACCTCTTTGCCATTGATAGCTACAAAAACCCCTTCATTTCTATAGATATACACAAAACTATTCTTAAGCAAGCCCTCATCTGCTCCTTTGTTAAGTACAACGGTTTTATTCTTGAGGTTAACCCTGACAACCCTACCTTTAATCACCTTATTGGCCAAAGAAAGAACCTCACCACTCAATGAATCAAAAACCTCAAAGGCATAGCTATTTATGGCAAGAAATACCACAATCAACGCAACGGTTATCTTTTTCATTCAACCAACCCCTTTAATTGTTCTAACCTACTTTTGGTTTTTTGATATAGCCTACTAACATCCTCAAACTCAGCCTTCTTCTGTTCTATCAATTCCTTAGGGGCCTTCTCAAGAAAAGCCTGATTATTGAGCTTACTATTCAAAAATGACAGCGATTTTTCCTGTTTCTTTATAAGCTTTGTAAGTCTTTCAACTTCTTTTTTAACATCTATATTACCCTCAACCGGCAGGAAAATATCACCGTAAATAGTAGACTGGACGATACACTCCTCATCCGGTTTATTTGTCATTATAAGATTATCCACACCGGCTAAAGCATATACATAGTTTTTGAAATTTATAATTATAGATTGCGTTTTCTCGTCTTCAACTTTCATATAGACCTTTATTTTCTTTGAGGGTTGAATATTATTCTCACTTCTTAGGTTCCTTATAGAGCGGATTGTATCCAAAACAATATCCATAGCAGCCTCTATATCTTCTGAAATCATAGATTCCTTATATTCGGGATATTCTGCTATTATTATGGAATCGCCCTTCTTATTTGGTAGTTTCTGCCATAATTCCTCTGTTATAAATGGCGTAAATGGATGTAATAGTCTCAAAGTTGCCTCAAATACCTCAAGTAAGGTAAATTTTATAGAATATGAAAACTCATCATCCATATGAACCTTACTCATCTCTATATAGTAATCACAGAATTCATGCCAGATAAACTGATAGATAGCACTCGCAGCCTCGTTAAACTTATACTCAGATAGGCTCTGCTCCACCTTTCTGATGGTTTTGGCCAACCTGGATTTTATCCAAATAGAGGCAGGTGAAAGTTTTTTGGGTTTTTCTTTTAACTCCATGCCTTCTGTGTTTATTTTTATAAATCTATATGCATTCCATATTTTATTCATAAAACGCTTATAACCTTCAATCTTATCCTCAGAGAGCTTAATATCCCTGCCCTGGGCTGCCAAAATTGCAAGTGTAAACCTCATTGAATCCGCACCGTATTTTTCAACAACCTCAAGAGGGTCAATAACATTGCCCTTTGTCTTGCTCATCTTTTGGCCATATTGGTCTCTAACCAATGCATGTATATAAACATCCCTAAATGGCACATCCTTCATAAAGTGCAAACCCATCATCATCATGCGAGCAACCCAGAAAAAGATAATATCAAAACCCGTAACAAGCAGGCTTGTCGGATAAAAGCGCTTCAAATCATCTGTCTGATTAGGCCAGCCCAGAGTTGACATAGGCCAAAGAGCTGATGAGAACCATGTATCCAACACATCCTCTTCCTGAACCAACTTATCACTTCCACAATGTTCACAAGCTTTAGGTTCATCTTCAGAAACCGTATATTTACCACAATCCTCACACTTCCAAACAGGTATCCTATGACCCCACCATAGCTGCCTTGAGATACACCAATCCTTAATATTATACATCCACTCAAAGTATGTTTTCTCCCAATTTTTGGGCACAAAACGGGTATCGCCATTCTTAACGGCTTCTATTGCAGGTTCTGCTAACGGTTTAGTCTTAACAAACCACTGCTCAGATACATAAGGTTCAATAGTTGTATGACATCTATAGCACTGACCTACAGCATGCTTTATTTCCGCAACATTCTTAATGAAACCCTTACCTTCAAGCTCTGCCACAAGCTTTGAGCGGCATTCAAATCTATCCATCCCCTTAAAATGCAAAGCCTCATCCGTCATCTTGCCGTAATCATCTATTGCAACAACTATATCCAAATTATGTCTTCTGCCCACCTCAAAATCATTCGGGTCATGTGCAGGTGTAATCTTTACAACGCCTGTTCCAAACTCCATATCGACATATTCATCTGCTATGATGGGGATTAGCTTGTCTTTGATGGGCAAGACCACATTCTTGCCGATTACATCCTTATACCTCTCATCGTTTGGGTTAACCGCAACCGCTGTGTCGCCAAACATAGTCTCTGGCCTTGTGGTCGCAACAACAACGCCGCCTGAGCCATCCTCAAACGGATACTCTATGTAATACAGCTTTCCTGTTTCATCCTTGTGCTCAACCTCAAGGTCGCTCAAAGCTGTATGACATCTGGGACACCAGTTGATAATGTATTTATCCTTGTATATCAAGCCTTCCTTGTAAAGCTGAACAAAAACCTTTCTGACAGCCTTAGAAAGCTGCTCATCCATCGTAAAACGCAGGCGAGACCAATCACAGCTCAATCCTAACCTTTTTATCTGATTAATGATTCTGTTGCCGTATTTTTCCTTCCACTCCCACACTTTCTCAACAAACTTCTCTCTTCCTAAATCCTCTTTCTTTATACCTTTGCTTGCTAAATCCTTCTCCACCATGTTCTGGGTTGCAATACCGGCATGATCAGTTCCTGGCACCCACAAGACATTATAACCCTTCATCCTCTTGTATCTAACCATGATATCTTGCAGGGTGCCGTTTAAGGCATGACCAATGTGCAAAGCCCCGGTAACATTTGGTGGAGGTATAACTATGCTAAAATTCTCTTTACCTTCCTTATTGGCAGGTTGAAAATATCCGTTCTTCTCCCAAAACTCATACCACTTTGTTTCAAAAGATGGCGAATATTTAGTCTCATCCATCGTTTCACCCCTTTTTATGCTAAGTCTTGTGATAGTTTTCTTCCATAACTAAAAGCCATAGCGTTTATCGTTCTGAGTTTCTCCGGCAGAACATTATCTATAGCCTGTAAGAAATACTTCTCATCCACATCTAAAAACGCAGACAGAACACCCAACATCACAGTATTTACAATCTTATCATTGCCCAGCTTTAAGGCATCATCCAAAAACCTTCTCTTTATTATCTTTGCCACCTTAACCTTTTCCATCATCATATCTATCTTCTGCTCATCTATCACTTGATTGATTATAGGCATAATCCTATCGTTTACTATAACAACAGATGACGGATTCAGATAACCAACCCACCTTAACATCTCCACCTTCTCTGTTGCAAACATGAAGGGAACCTGACCTTTCTTGTCTGTTGGCGAGTAAACCCTCTCTCCAAACCTAACCGAGGCACTAACAGACCCGCCCCTCTGGCTCATACCGTGAATCTCACTCTTTTTAACATCAAAACCGGCAAGCATGCACGCCTGCGCTACTATATTAGAAGCTGTGATTATTCCATCCCCTCCAACACCAACAAACAACACACTTTGAATGTTCATTTCCCCTCCTTAACCACGATAGCACCTTCAACCGGGCAAACATTCTTGCACACCTCA comes from Hippea maritima DSM 10411 and encodes:
- a CDS encoding valine--tRNA ligase, which produces MDETKYSPSFETKWYEFWEKNGYFQPANKEGKENFSIVIPPPNVTGALHIGHALNGTLQDIMVRYKRMKGYNVLWVPGTDHAGIATQNMVEKDLASKGIKKEDLGREKFVEKVWEWKEKYGNRIINQIKRLGLSCDWSRLRFTMDEQLSKAVRKVFVQLYKEGLIYKDKYIINWCPRCHTALSDLEVEHKDETGKLYYIEYPFEDGSGGVVVATTRPETMFGDTAVAVNPNDERYKDVIGKNVVLPIKDKLIPIIADEYVDMEFGTGVVKITPAHDPNDFEVGRRHNLDIVVAIDDYGKMTDEALHFKGMDRFECRSKLVAELEGKGFIKNVAEIKHAVGQCYRCHTTIEPYVSEQWFVKTKPLAEPAIEAVKNGDTRFVPKNWEKTYFEWMYNIKDWCISRQLWWGHRIPVWKCEDCGKYTVSEDEPKACEHCGSDKLVQEEDVLDTWFSSALWPMSTLGWPNQTDDLKRFYPTSLLVTGFDIIFFWVARMMMMGLHFMKDVPFRDVYIHALVRDQYGQKMSKTKGNVIDPLEVVEKYGADSMRFTLAILAAQGRDIKLSEDKIEGYKRFMNKIWNAYRFIKINTEGMELKEKPKKLSPASIWIKSRLAKTIRKVEQSLSEYKFNEAASAIYQFIWHEFCDYYIEMSKVHMDDEFSYSIKFTLLEVFEATLRLLHPFTPFITEELWQKLPNKKGDSIIIAEYPEYKESMISEDIEAAMDIVLDTIRSIRNLRSENNIQPSKKIKVYMKVEDEKTQSIIINFKNYVYALAGVDNLIMTNKPDEECIVQSTIYGDIFLPVEGNIDVKKEVERLTKLIKKQEKSLSFLNSKLNNQAFLEKAPKELIEQKKAEFEDVSRLYQKTKSRLEQLKGLVE
- a CDS encoding indolepyruvate oxidoreductase subunit beta yields the protein MNIQSVLFVGVGGDGIITASNIVAQACMLAGFDVKKSEIHGMSQRGGSVSASVRFGERVYSPTDKKGQVPFMFATEKVEMLRWVGYLNPSSVVIVNDRIMPIINQVIDEQKIDMMMEKVKVAKIIKRRFLDDALKLGNDKIVNTVMLGVLSAFLDVDEKYFLQAIDNVLPEKLRTINAMAFSYGRKLSQDLA